From Euwallacea similis isolate ESF13 chromosome 11, ESF131.1, whole genome shotgun sequence, the proteins below share one genomic window:
- the tap gene encoding neurogenin-1 has protein sequence MSSYGISKYESSYEDSCDSGFDYSYKSESSFLDLETEFTTPKKTPIPDFNPALYNKFNSAFYEALERPHYQENISCRKNLLEDFNEAEANKPKKRYATGRNRVSRAKSPGQIMKIKKVRRLKANDRERNRMHMLNEALDRLRCVLPSFPEDTKLTKIETLRFAHNYIQALSEAAKDVEKFSTEDSVIVNVGNMTVSINKEGNSMASRGEERRSHASVISGSITNASFMQDYNNSNGICENYSRTYQYDVPYYGHYNSPSDQYFNSGFNNNVAYEYDGFHSMKVLE, from the coding sequence ATGAGCAGCTATGGCATCTCCAAATATGAATCCTCCTATGAGGACAGTTGCGATTCCGGCTTTGATTACTCCTACAAATCTGAATCTTCATTCCTGGACTTAGAAACTGAGTTTACAACTCCCAAAAAAACCCCAATTCCCGACTTCAACCCTGCCCTATACAACAAATTCAACTCGGCCTTCTACGAGGCTTTGGAGAGGCCTCACTACCAGGAAAATATCAGCTGCAGGAAAAATCTTTTAGAGGACTTCAACGAGGCTGAGGCCAATAAGCCTAAAAAGCGATATGCCACTGGTAGGAACCGAGTGTCCAGGGCTAAGAGTCCTGGTCAGATTATGAAGATCAAGAAAGTGCGAAGGCTGAAGGCGAATGACAGAGAGAGAAACAGGATGCATATGCTCAACGAGGCTTTAGATCGGTTGAGGTGCGTGTTGCCCAGTTTTCCTGAAGATACCAAGCTGacgaaaattgaaacgttgCGGTTTGCTCATAACTATATTCAGGCGCTGTCCGAAGCTGCTAAGGATGTGGAGAAGTTTTCAACAGAAGACAGTGTAATTGTAAACGTGGGGAATATGACGGTATCCATAAATAAGGAGGGAAATAGTATGGCCTCTAGAGGAGAGGAGAGGAGGTCGCATGCTTCAGTAATAAGCGGCAGCATTACGAATGCAAGTTTTATGCAAGATTACAATAATTCTAATGGGATTTGCGAGAACTACTCGAGGACTTATCAGTATGACGTGCCTTATTACGGTCATTATAATAGTCCGAGTGACCAGTATTTTAATAGTGGATTTAACAACAATGTTGCGTATGAATATGATGGATTTCACAGTATGAAAGTGCTAGAGTAA
- the LOC136412268 gene encoding popeye domain-containing protein 3-like has translation MPSLPKGGLGPNQERPHTLYVGPGQNLSWPEKDRNITYHIPSGTWWPWCDYWKEPQHILYQLANVCFVIAYSSTCSKKGVLFMHSWLIFGLMLFSTWAWNIICAPDVFTWNFAFMLMNMAQVFHILYQLRPVKFDPELEEVFHNLFEPFKLSRLQFKRMVSSDFAQIMSLHAGEAYAVQNLTRTDRLGLLLSGKVNVLSDNQFLHPILPCEFLDSPEFESSRNTVDDKFKVAIVAASSCRYLYWQRSALEYLFVKDTYIATVLTTLIARDITTKLYAMNNKIVTAKGSHLDIRLPSITSSLASGGEYKSPIRTKRVNGAVCSATVETYCNESQRQKQKQYGKINKEPQSCYAGEMEPLTELPSLDDLTSNDVESWLETSSKYHSCELVDTE, from the exons ATGCCTTCTCTACCTAAAGGGGGTTTAGGGCCGAATCAAGAAAGACCTCACACCTTGTATGTGGGCCCGGGACAGAATTTGTCTTGGCCAGAGAAGGATAGGAACATTACCTACCACATACCTTCAG GGACTTGGTGGCCTTGGTGCGACTACTGGAAAGAGCCTCAACACATTTTGTACCAATTAGCCAACGTCTGCTTCGTCATAGCATACTCCTCCACCTGTTCCAAGAAGGGCGTCCTCTTCATGCACTCTTGGCTAATTTTCG GCCTTATGCTATTCTCCACATGGGCTTGGAACATCATCTGCGCTCCAGACGTTTTCACCTGGAATTTCGCTTTCATGCTCATGAATATGGCGCAAGTCTTCCACATCCTCTATCAACTGAGACCGGTGAAATTCGACCCGGAACTCGAAGAAGTCTTTCATAATCTTTTCGAACCCTTCAAG TTGTCCAGGCTACAGTTTAAGCGCATGGTGAGCTCAGATTTCGCACAAATTATGTCGTTACATGCAGGAGAAGCTTATGCTGTTCAAAACTTGACCAGGACTGACAGACTAGGGCTGCTGCTCTCTGGAAAA GTGAATGTCTTGAGCGACAATCAGTTCTTGCATCCAATTCTGCCCTGTGAATTTCTAGATTCTCCAGAATTTGAGTCGAGTCGTAATACTGTAGATGACAAGTTTAAGGTGGCCATAGTTGCTGCTAGTTCCTGCAGATACCTCTATTGGCAAAGATCGGCCTTGGAATATCTTTTCGTCAAGGATACCTATATAGCCACTGTGCTCACCACCTTAATCGCCAGGGACATCACTACAAAACTTTACGCGATGAACAATAAAATAGTGACGGCAAAGGGCTCGCATTTGGATATCCGCCTGCCAAGCATCACCTCGTCTCTCGCCTCAGGAGGAGAATACAAGAGCCCCATAAGGACTAAAAGAGTTAATGGAG CTGTTTGCAGTGCCACTGTCGAAACCTACTGCAACGAAAGTCAGAGGCAAAAACAGAAACAGTATGGGAAAATCAATAAGGAGCCTCAAAGCTGCTATGCAGGGGAGATGGAGCCCCTCACGGAGCTACCCTCTTTGGATGACTTGACCTCTAATGACGTGGAGAGCTGGTTGGAGACCAGTTCAAAATATCATAGTTGCGAGCTTGTTGATACTGAATAA